One genomic window of Garra rufa chromosome 24, GarRuf1.0, whole genome shotgun sequence includes the following:
- the cldn11b gene encoding claudin-11b: MSQSCRLLCGFLMSCIGWTGIIIATSTNDWVVTCKYGMHTCRKMDELETKGLWTECVISTALYHCISLNQILEIPAYIQTSRALMVSASLLGLPALALVLLAMPCVKLSQETEDTKHRRAVLGGLLILFISLCGMVSTVWFPIGVLHEDGLMSFGFSLYAGWVGSALCFFGSSVMICCSRGDGPSQNPENRYYYSKHSGVTNSNPPINSHAKSAHV, from the exons ATGTCTCAGAGCTGTCGTCTGCTTTGCGGGTTTTTAATGAGCTGCATCGGCTGGACTGGTATTATAATAGCGACCTCAACAAACGACTGGGTAGTGACCTGTAAGTACGGCATGCACACCTGCAGGAAGATGGATGAGCTGGAGACCAAGGGCTTGTGGACAGAGTGCGTCATCTCTACTGCTCTCTATCACTGCATCTCACTCAACCAGATCCTCGAAATACCAG CGTACATCCAGACGTCTCGTGCTCTGATGGTCTCCGCCTCTCTGCTCGGTCTGCCCGCTCTGGCGCTGGTTCTGCTGGCGATGCCCTGCGTCAAACTGAGCCAAGAGACCGAAGACACCAAACACAGACGCGCAGTCCTGGGAGGACTTCTTATACTGTTCATAT CTTTGTGTGGGATGGTGTCGACGGTGTGGTTCCCCATCGGAGTGCTTCACGAAGACGGCCTCATGTCGTTCGGATTCTCCCTGTATGCTGGCTGGGTTGGTTCAGCTCTTTGTTTTTTTGGCAGCTCGGTGATGATTTGTTGCTCGAGGGGCGACGGCCCAAGTCAAAATCCTGAAAACCGCTACTACTACTCAAAACACAGCGGAGTTACCAATTCCAACCCTCCTATAAACAGCCATGCCAAAAGCGCACATGTGTGA
- the slc7a14b gene encoding probable cationic amino acid transporter, with protein sequence MNAVFAKLDPRRIEWESSWYGLHSRILRTKPVDSMQGSDDLHGTRLARVLTTVDLVSLGVGSCVGTGMYVVAGLVAKEMAGPGVILSFIIAAVASILSGVCYAEFGVRVPKTTGSAYTYSYVTVGEFVAFFIGWNLILEYLIGTAAGASALSSMFDSLANHTISRYMINHLGTLNGLGKGEESYPDLLALLIAMVVTVIVGLGVKNSVSFNNVLNVVNLVVWVFMVLAGLFFLSGANWEDGRFLPYGWSGVMQGAATCFYAFIGFDIIATTGEEAKSPDTSIPYAITASLITCLTAYVSVSVILTLLVPFNMIDGDAPLMEMFAVHGFLAGKYIVAVGAVAGLTVSLLGSLFPMPRVIYAMAGDGLLFRILSFVSPHTETPVVACAVSGSLAALLALLVSLRDLIEMMSIGTLLAYTLVSVCILLLRYQPDRDGFTSFLTEEEEKERKRKEEMMAASEKDMNSPDGEEYTENPCGAKNLPSKGDDETLIEKSDSGGYQSDSSGYGIGENGIEMDDSNSVWKRILGSHYYTIRMRMGLPNLGDKPTPATGRTVTSCVLLFFVLTFFLWMLVIYGFDQVSGGARWAILPFIMTVIVLMVALFIIILRQPENPKKLPYMAPCVPFVPTAAMLVNIYLMLKLSSITWVRFVVWCSLGVLIYFSYGMWNSSLELSAREEAARASSYQRYDTEVDSFNIDEELAPQEDEDDGQYQGWAAEERGYQYQKHYQHCDEQRPSNSHNSRSKGRTNKGFEELVNDDYSPE encoded by the exons ATGAACGCTGTCTTTGCTAAACTGGACCCCAGGAGAATCGAGTGGGAGTCGTCCTGGTATGGACTCCACTCACGGATCCTGCGCACTAAGCCTGTGGACTCCATGCAGGGCTCAGATGACCTGCATGGCACCAGACTTGCCCGTGTGCTCACTACGGTGGATCTGGTGTCACTTGGGGTGGGCAGCTGTGTGGGCACTGGCATGTATGTTGTGGCTGGGCTTGTGGCTAAGGAAATGGCTGGACCTGGAGTGATCTTGTCCTTCATCATTGCAGCTGTTGCATCCATTCTGTCAG GTGTCTGCTATGCTGAGTTTGGAGTGAGAGTGCCTAAAACAACAGGCTCCGCCTACACATACAGTTATGTCACAGTGGGAGAATTTGTGGCCTTTTTCATTGGCTGGAATCTCATTTTGGAATATCTGATTGGCACAGCGGCGGGGGCCAGTGCACTAAGCAGCATGTTCGACTCTTTAGCCAATCACACTATCAGCCGCTACATGATCAACCATCTTGGAACACTGAATGGCCTGG GTAAGGGAGAGGAATCTTATCCAGACCTGCTGGCTTTGCTGATCGCTATGGTGGTGACAGTAATTGTAGGTTTAGGGGTGAAAAACTCTGTGAGCTTCAATAATGTGCTGAATGTTGTTAACTTAGTCGTATGGGTGTTTATGGTGCTTGCCGGACTGTTTTTCCTTTCTGGAGCCAACTGGGAAGATGGGAGGTTTCTGCCCTATGGCTGGTCAGGG GTCATGCAAGGAGCTGCAACCTGTTTCTATGCCTTCATTGGCTTTGATATTATTGCTACCACAGGAGAAGAGGCCAAGAGTCCCGACACTTCCATTCCTTATGCCATTACAGCCTCTCTCATCACCTGTCTTACAGCGTACGTCTCT GTGAGTGTGATTCTGACATTGTTGGTGCCATTTAACATGATTGATGGCGATGCTCCGCTTATGGAGATGTTTGCCGTTCACGGCTTCCTGGCAGGGAAGTATATTGTAGCCGTGGGTGCTGTCGCAGGACTCACAGTTAGTCTGCTGGGATCTCTGTTCCCTATGCCCAGAGTCATCTATGCCATGGCAGGAGATGGTCTGCTGTTCAG GATCCTGTCGTTTGTGAGTCCGCACACAGAGACCCCTGTGGTGGCCTGTGCTGTATCAGGCTCTCTGGCTGCTCTGTTGGCTCTCCTGGTGAGTCTGAGGGACCTGATCGAGATGATGTCCATCGGCACACTTCTGGCCTACACCCTGGTGTCAGTATGTATTCTCCTTCTGCGATATCAGCCCGACAGAGACGGCTTCACCAGTTTCCTCACCGAGGAGGAAGAGAAGGAACGTAAGAGGAAGGAGGAAATGATGGCAGCAAGTGAGAAAGACATGAACTCACCTGATGGAGAAGAGTACACCGAAAATCCCTGTGGGGCCAAGAACCTCCCCTCCAAGGGAGATGACGAAACGCTGATTGAAAAGTCGGATTCTGGAGGCTACCAGTCGGATAGTTCCGGCTACGGCATTGGAGAAAACGGCATTGAGATGGATGACTCCAACAGTGTCTGGAAACGCATATTAGGGTCTCATTATTACACTATACGGATGCGTATGGGCCTGCCCAACTTGGGCGATAAGCCTACTCCTGCAACGGGACGCACTGTTACTTCATGTGTCCTCCTTTTCTTCGTCTTGACCTTCTTTCTCTGGATGCTTGTCATCTATGGTTTCGACCAGGTCTCCGGAGGAGCCCGCTGGGCGATATTGCCTTTTATAATGACTGTGATTGTCCTCATGGTtgctttgtttattattattctccggCAGCCTGAGAACCCTAAAAAGCTGCCCTACATGGCACCTTGTGTGCCCTTTGTGCCCACCGCTGCCATGCTGGTGAACATTTACCTCATGCTCAAACTCTCTAGCATCACCTGGGTGCGCTTTGTGGTGTGGTGCTCACTGG GTGTGCTGATCTATTTTAGCTACGGGATGTGGAACAGCTCACTGGAACTCAGCGCTAGAGAGGAAGCGGCTCGCGCCAGCTCCTACCAGAGATACGACACAGAGGTGGACAGCTTCAACATCGATGAAGAACTCGCTCCTCAGGAGGACGAAGATGATGGACAGTACCAGGGCTGGGCGGCTGAGGAGCGCGGCTATCAGTACCAGAAACACTACCAGCACTGCGATGAACAGAGACCATCCAACAGTCACAATTCCAGAAGCAAAGGCAGGACCAATAAAGGCTTTGAGGAGCTGGTCAATGACGATTATTCACCCGAGTGA